A stretch of DNA from Deltaproteobacteria bacterium GWC2_55_46:
GTGGTAGACCTGGTGCCCTCGGGGAATATGAGGACAGAAGCGCCAGCCCTTATCTTCTCCGAGGCCTCCTCCATGCTCTTCATGGCCTCCACCGGGTTATCCCTGTCTATAGGGATGTAGCCGGCCAACCTCATCGACCAGCCGAGAAAAGGCACCTTGAAGAGGCTCTTTTTAGCCACCCACCTGAACCTGACAGGCATATAGCCCTGCAACGCCGGTATATCGAAGGCGCCCTGATGGTTTGAAAGGAATATTACAGGGGTATCCTTCGGGATGTTCTCGCCGCCCCTCAGGTCGACCTTTATCCCCGCAAGCCCTATAAGGCACCTCGACCAGACGGCGCCTACGGAATGTATGATAGCCCGCTTGCTGTCAAAGACGCGGATGAGGGAGACCGCCAGAAAAACGAGAACGGTCAAGCTCATGCCCAAAAGCCATACCAGAAGGGTCCTCACGATGGTCATGGTTTTAATCCCAGGGGGTACGGCGACCCCGGCTTCTTCTCCAGATTTTAATCGAGATAAATATAACACGCAAGAGCGGGAAATAGCAGAAAAAAATGGGTAACAGGGCGGCTTGTAAAGCATGCGATGAACGGGTATAATGACCTCCGGCCCCGGCCACTGTCCAGCATTTCAGCCCGCTAAAACATGATGAACAAAATAAACCCTGATACCGCAAAGCTCCTCGTACTATTGGCCGCCCTTATCGCCGCCGCCGTTACCTTCGGGGTCTATATCCCGTCCCTGGGCAACGGTTTCGTCAACTGGGACGACGACACATACGTGCTAAATAACATCTACATACAGGGGTTCAGCGCGGAGAACCTTGGCGTTATCTTCTTTAAGGTGTTCTTTTCAAATTACGCGCCCCTGCACCTGCTGAGTTATTCGCTGGACTTCGCCATCTGGGGGCTCGACCCCTTCGGCTTCCACCTGACGAATTCCATATTGCACGCCGCGAATACCTTCCTTGTGGCCCTTTTGGCCGCCAGGCTCGCCGATACGAGGGGCTGCTTCGAGACAAAGGGGCTCTTCGTCATGGCGCTGGCCTCAGGGCTTCTTTTCGGGCTCCACCCGCTCCATGTAGAATCGGTTGCCTGGGTAACGGAGAGGAAAGACGTCCTGAACGCCCTGTTCTTCCTCTTCGGCCTCCACGCCTATCTGAGCTACTTGAAAGGCCCGTCAAGGCGCGCGTACTACATCCTGACCCTCTTCTTTTTCACTCTCTCGCTATTGTCCAAGGCCATGACCGTTACAATGCCGCTCGTGCTCCTCATGATCGACCTCTACCCGCTTGGAAGGCTCAAGACAGAAGGCCTGAAGCGCCTCATCATCGAGAAGCTCCCGTTCTTCGGTTTAAGCCTGCTGATAGCGCTCATCTCGATATGGTCGCAGAGCGGGGCATTGGCTCCTATCGAAAAACTGCCCCTTGACGACAGGCTCCATGTGGCTGCCAGGGGGGCGCTCTTTTATATCTACAAGAGCCTTGTGCCGCTCGGCCTTGCCCCACTTTACCCCAGGGACTTCGCGATGGGCTTTAACCTGTGGTTCGCCGCTTATACAATCGTACTGGCTTCCATAACCGCTCTTGCCGTACTGGCGCTCAAAAGGACCGGGGCGCCGCTTTCAGCGTGGGGCTACTACCTCGTGACCCTCTTGCCGGTAATCGGCATCATGCAGGCCGGGAGGCAGGCGGCTGCCGACAGGTATACGTATATCCCCAGCATAGGCCTCGTAATACTTGTAGCGGCCGGGGCCGCGTACCTCGTCCAGAAGAAAAAGGCCTTTGTCCCTGTACTGGCCGCAATAACCTTACTCTCCGCGCTCTTATCCTTTTTAACAGTCAGGCAGACAGGCGTCTGGAAGGACTCTGCAGCGCTCTGGACCCGGGAGATAAAGGTCTTCCCGGAATACCCCAACGGGCACGTTGGCCGGGGGCTCACATATGTCTTTGCCGGCGACTTCAATGGGGCTGTGGCCGACCTCGACAAGGGGATAGGGCTCAAGCCCGGCTCGAATCTCCTCTATGAGGCCTACTTCTACCGGGGTATCGCCTTAAGCAGCCTCGGAAGGATCCAGGAGGGGCTCTCTGATTTCACCGCGGCCATCAACTTGAAACCAGATGAGAAGATTCCTTACAGGAACAGGGGAAACGCCTACATGAGGGCCGGAGAGCCTGACCTGGCCATCCGGGATCTCAAACAGGCGGCAGACCTTCCCCCTGTAGACGGGGGTGCCTTCATCGACCTCGGCCTGGCCTACATGAGGACGGGTGACCGGGAAAACGCCTATGAAAGCATGGAACGCGCCCTCGCGCTCGGGGACAAGGGCGCGCTCCCATACCTCAAAGAGCTGGAAGGTGCCAGGCAAAACTGAAACGGGAATAAGGCTTACGGACCGGCAGGGCCTCTTTAGGCAGCCTTTAATCAGAAGATGTAAGTGATACCCCCGAAGAGCTGGCTTGCCTGATAATCAAGCTCAAAATCGGTATGGCTGTATTCCAGGTCAGCGCGTGAATACTTGTATTCCGCGAAGAGGCCAAGCTTGGGGCTCGCTTCAAACTCAACCCCGCCCAGGAGCTGCCAGCCGAAAACCTCGTCATTCGTGTTGGGCAGGGTCGGAGCGACGCCGAGAAATTGCGGGGAGAAGGAAGCGCCTTTAAGCTCGGAGTAAAAGTAACCGGCGCCTCCTCCCATGTATGGCCGTAGCCTGCCTTCAGGGCTACGAAGGATAAGGTTTATAGTCGCCGAGTAGAACGCATAGTCTCCGCGCGCGTCGATCTCTGTCGAGCTGCCTTTTACAGTCAACCTCTTCTGGTCCACAAAATGGCCGTTCAGGTCAAGTTCATAACCGAGATATGGGGCGCTTTCCAGCCATTTGCCCAGCTTGACCCCTATCGTCGGTCCGTTGCCGAATTCGAGATCTCCCGACCCGCTGCCGGGTTTTGCTTCGCTGAATGCTTCTGATACCGGAGGAAAGACCACGCCCGCGTATGGTTTTACATAAGAGCGCGCGTGTGTAAAGGCCGGGAACAGTAGCCCCATGGAAAAGGCCAGGACCGGTATCCATTTTTTCATCAAGCCCTCCTTGATACCTGAGCGCGGCAACGCATTATTGAGCATCACATCAGAATAAGGGTTTGTCAACGGAGTGCTCCTGACGGCTCTGTCAAGCCGCCACGGGAACGGATCGAGGAGCCAATAAAAAAGATTGAGAATTAAAAAATTTTCGGGTAATCTGTTGGAAAAGCGCGACAATCCATATCGGGTTCGATTGTAATTGTCAGGTATAGGTGACAGACACTTTTACCTTTGAAGCAAAAAGGAGAATATCCCAATGGCAGGCGTTAATAAGGTCATATTGTTAGGCAATCTGGGTGCGGACCCGGAGATACGCTATACCCCCGGCGGGATGGCGGTGGTGAACTTCAGGCTCGCGACCAGCGAGACCAGGGCCAACAAGGAAGGGCAGAAGGAGACCAAGACCGAATGGCACAGGGTCGTAGCCTTCGGCAAGCTCGCTGAAGTTTGCGGCGAGTACCTTTCAAAGGGCAAACAGGTCTACATAGAAGGCAAGATCCAGACCCGTTCATGGGAAAAGGACGGTGAAAAGAAGTATACTACCGAGATCCTGGCGAACCAGATGCAGATGCTCGGCAGCAGGGAAAGCGGCGCGGCAGCAAGCGCCTCTGACGTGTCGGTCGACGAGATACCGCCATCGGACATAGACGACGTGCCGTTTTAGAAATCGTCAGATAAAGCGCGTAAGCGGAAGCCGTAAGGCTTCCGCTTATTTTTTTACGGGACCGGGTTGACTGGCAAGAGCTTAGAATGTATATTGGATAGAAAAGAGACCCTTTCAAGGATAGACATGACCAGGCCAGAAGTAATCGCTCCAGCAGGAAACCTCGCCTCTTTAAAGGCCGCCGTCGACAGCGGCGCCGACGCCGTATACCTTGGCTTCAACGACGCTACCAACGCCCGCAACTTCGAAGGCCTCAACTTTACCTCATCTGAGCTTGCCGAGGGGATAAAGTACGTGCGCTCAAAGGGGCGGCAGTTCTACGTCGCCATCAATACCTTCCCGCAGGGGGAGGACTTCCCAAAATGGTACAAGGCCGTTGACAGCGCGATGGAGATGAAGGCCGACGCGGTCATCATCGCCAACGTGGGCGTGCTCCGCTACGCAAGGCAGAAGTACCCGGACGCGACCCTGCACCTTTCCACGCAGGCGAGCTCGTCGAACTACGAATCGATCAATTTCTACCGGAAGCACTTCGGCATAAAGCGCGTAGTCCTGCCGCGCGTCCTGACCATCGAGGAGATAAAGCACCTGAAGGAACGGACCGAGGTGGAGATAGAGGTCTTCGCCCTCGGGGGGCTCTGCATAAACATCGAGGGCAGGTGTTATCTGTCATCATACGTTACCGGGGCTTCGACCAATACCGAGGGGGCCTGCTCGCCTTCGCGCTTCGTCCGCTTCAATTCAAACGATGACGGCGGCATGTCTATCGCCCTCAACGGCATGACGCTCAACAAGCTCGGAAAGGACGAGTCCTCGCCATACCCCACCTGTTGCAAAGGGCGCTACACGGGGCCTGACGGCGGGTACGCCTATATATTCGAAGAGCCGGAGTCGCTTAACGTCCTCGAGATAATCCCTGGGCTTATCGATGCCGGTGTGGCGGCCCTGAAGATAGAGGGCAGGCAGAGGACAAAGAGCTATGTGGGGGCCATGACCAGGGTGATGCGAGAGGCGGTAGACTCCTGCTGGAAGGATAGGGCGGGTTACACAGTAAGGCCCGAATGGAGCTCGAAGACCGTCGCCACCTTCGAGGGCAGCAGGCAGACCCTGGGCTCGTATCTTACAAAATAACAGGGCCTTTACCGCTCTCTTTCGGGCAAAGGCTTCAGTGACAGTACCCGCAATACAAGCTCCCTTATCCTGACCGGCTCTACCTGCCTCACCTCCTTTAATTTAAACGGCACGAAGAAGGCTATCATGAACCTCATGAGGGCGGAAATCAGGATTATGTTCATGACCGGGAACTCGAAGAACCCTGCCGGGACCCGCTCGGCAAGCCAGCCCCCGGTGAGCGCCCCGAGGAAGAGCGCTATGCCGGTGCAGGCGTTGAAGTAGGCTATGCACCTTGCCCTTTGCCCGGGCGTAGACGAGTCATATATGAAGTTCGAGGCCGAAAGATTGAACCCCGCCCACGCGAACCCTGAGAACATCTGGATGAAGAAGAGATAATAGGCGTTCTGGTTTATGAGCCACAGAAGAGGTATGAAGGATACGAGGTAAGACGTGATCCTCAGCACCTTCAGGTTCCCGGCCCTGTCCGAGTGCACGCCCCAGCGCTTGTTTATCAGGATGGCCGTAGCCGTGGAAGCAAGGTTTATGAGCGCATAGGTCATGTAGCCGAATTTTAAGTCCTTGAGCATGAAGACCGCGAAGAATGGGGAGGCGATATTCACGGAAAACTTCGTAGCCGCCACGAAACCGACGAACCTCGCGAAGTTGCTCGTCTTGAAGCCTGATATAAAATCCCTGAAAGAAAAGTAGTCCTCTTCCTTCCGCTCAAGCTCCGGCTCGTGCATCCTCGCCATGTAGAGCCATGATACCAGCCTGAAGATGAAGGCCGCACCGAAGATGGCTATGAAGCCCCACAGGGCGTTCACCCGCTCCGCCTGATGGAGTATGAAGCCCGCTATGAAGGTAGCGACGATGGCGACCGTGCCCAGGACCCTGTTCCTCCACCCGAAGTACTCCCCCCGCCTGTCCTCGGCGACAAGGTCGGTCATCAGGCTCCCCCAGGCGGGCATGAGAAACGCGCCAAAGGCCGTAAAGAGCGTTACCACGGCTATAAAGACCGCCACACGGTAGCTCCCCATAAAAAAGGTCGCTGTCATAGGCAAGAGCATCAGCGCCTGGAGGAGGATAAATATCTTTATCAACTTCTTCCTCGACCGGAGCTTCTCCATCACATCAGGGCTCTTGATCTGTATTATCGATGAAAAGAGGTGCGGCAGGGCGCTTAAGGCGGCTACGTGCCTGACGGTGCCGCCAAGCAGAAGGAGAAAGGGGGTGAGGTAGTCGACGGTAAAGCCGTTCATCATGCTCACGAATACCCCATCCTTGATGGAGTACCGCAAGCTCTTCTCTTTTCTGGACTCTTCGGAACTCATACTGATTAAATATAGCGGAAGCGGCTTGAGCGCGCAGTGACATCTGTCGTTGGCTTCCGGTGGATTACCGGAAGCCGCCTTGGCGCAGTTATTCTCCCACAAAATCAACAGCTTAACCAGCTAATTATCTTTTCCGGCTTTTTTAAAATTGACATTCCAGGTCTACATACCTACAATATATATTGGAAAATACGCGTCCCGTCGGAGGTAGACTGCAATGCCGATTTACGAATACATATGCAAGGACTGCGGCAAGGAGTTCGAGGTCCTGCAGAAGTTCTCTGAGGCGCCTGTAAAAAAATGCGTCCACTGCTCTGGCAAGGTCGAAAAGAAGATATCCTCTTCGGCGTTCCACCTCAAGGGCTCAGGCTGGTATAAGACCGATTACGCCTCGAAGGAGCCCAAGAAGGAGGAGAAAAAGGATACCTCAAAGCCCGATTGCTCCTCGTGCCCATCCTGCCACTGAGGGCCTAAAAACATCAAGTAACGCAAGTAGTTAGCCCGGGCCTCCCCGGGCTAACTCGTTTCTTGCGCCTGTTTTTCTCAAACCCTTGAGGAGTGGGCCGCATGGACGTAAAAGAATGTGCCATAAAGGCCGCCATGAAGGCAGGCGCTCTCCTCAAAGACCGGTTCGGGGCTCCGGGCAAGGTCTCGTCAAAGGGCGACGAGGGTGTCGTAACGGAACTCGACCTTGCCTCTGACAGGCTCATAAGGGACGAGATAGAATCTGCCTTCCCTGACCACGGGATACTCTCGGAAGAGAGCCCGGAGAAAAAAGGCAGCTCGCCTGGCAGGTGGATAATAGACCCGCTTGACGGCACAACCAATTACTCCCACTCTTTCCCTCACTTCGCCGTCTCCATCGCCTTTGAAGACAGCGGCAAGGTGACCTTCGGAGTGGTCTACGACCCGATGCGCGATGAGCTGTTTTCGGCTGAATACGGCAAGGGCGCGTTCCTGAACGGGCAGAAGATAGAGGTATCGGCTGTCAAGGGGCTTGGCGGAAGCCTCATAGCCCTTGACTTTCCACATAGCCTCGCATCTCCAGGATCGAGCGTCCTTACAAGCTTCGCTTCGCTTCAAAGAAAGGTCCATGCGTTGCGGAAAGCGGGTTCAGCAGCCCTTGAGCTATGCTATGTGGCAGCAGGCAGGCTCGACGGCTACTGGAGCTCGAGGTTCCACGCCTGGGACGCGGCAGCAGGGGCGCTCATCCTGGAAGAGGCGGGCGGCAGGATCACAGACCTGTTGGGCGGCCCGTTCACGCTCTTGTCAGGCAAGTGCGTGGCCACAAACGGCCTCATACATGAAAACATCGTAAAGGCCATCTCCTGAGATATTTTTTCTGGCCCGGCGATATATAATCGGGTAACATAGACCGCTTTAAAGGCATGGTGATGAGAGCTGAGATAAGAAAAATCGCGATAGAGACCGCCATTGGGGCCGGAAGGCTCCTGAAGGAGAAGCTTGGCGGCGTTAACAGGGTAGAGTTCAAAGGCGCTATAGACCTCGTCACAGAGGCGGACCGCTCTTCTGAAAGATTCATCATGGGGGAGGTACAAAAGGCCTTCCCCGGACACGGGATACTCTCCGAGGAGAGTCCGGAGGTCGTAAGCAAATCTCCTTACAAGTGGATAATCGACCCGTTGGATGGCACAACCAACTACTCGCACGCCTTCCCCTTCTTCTGCGTGTCAATAGCATTTGAAGAGGCCGGGGAGGTCACCTTCGGCGCTGTCTATGACCCGATGCTCGACGAGCTTTTTACGGCTGAAAAAGAAAAAGGCGCGGCCCTTAACGGAGCGCCCATACGGGTGTCCGGGACAAATACCCTGGACAGGAGCCTCCTTGCCACCGGCTTCCCGTATGATCTCCGCTCCACGAAGGATAACAACCTCGATAACTTCTCGGCCTTTTCGCTCAAGGCGCAGGCCATAAGGCGGGCAGGTTCAGCCGCCCTGGACCTCTGCTATACGGCATGCGGCAGGTTCGACGGCTACTGGGAGATGAAGCTCCGCCCCTGGGACGTGGCGGCCGGGGCGCTTATCGTGGCAGAGGCGGGAGGGGTCCTTACGGATTTCAAGGGCGGCCCTTTCTCGATATACGGCAAAGAGTGCCTCGCCTCAAACGGCCTCATACACGAGAGCATGACAAGGGTGCTAACAGGTCGCTAAAAATACATTTTTTGTGCAGGCTGAAGAGGCTTGATGCTCAATATAATCCTAAGGCTCATAATCCTTACCGCAGGGGTCTTCCTCGCCTCCTACCTGGTCCCCGGAGTGAACGTCGAGGGCTACTGGCCGGCGTTCAAGGCCGCGGTGCTCCTTGGTGTCATGAACCTCAGCGTAAAGCCGGTCCTCATACTCCTCACGCTCCCGATAAACATACTTACCCTCGGCCTTTTCACCTTTATCCTCAACGCCCTCATCCTCTGGTTCGTGGGCTACGCCATAGGCGGATTTGAGGTGGCTGGCTTTCTCGCGGCCTTCATAGGCGCCATCGTCATAAGCTTCCTGAGCATCATCCTCAACAGGTTCGTCTGAGGCGTCCATTTTCTACAGGATCAGACAGCTATCAAGCGTTCGGGATATATTTCTTCTGATTTTCTTTCAAGGCTTTTTCGAATGCCTCAATATTTATATCGATTTGCCCAAGAAGCCTCTCTGTAATCCCTTCCTTGACAGATTTTCATTTACTGCTCTAATTAAGCTAAGGCGTACCCTGACCATATTCCCTTCCTTAAAACGCTAATCGGTAGTCCAAAGGAGGACAGAACATGCCACACCAGCCGAAGAAGTTCGACATCAGGCCAGAGGGCCTCTCAGAGGCGCAGATAACCAACCACCGGGACATCCTTTACGTGGGGTACGTAAACAAGCTCAACGAAATAGAGGAGAGGCAGCGTAAGCTGGACACCTCTACAGCCAACCAGGTCTTCTCCGACTGGAGGGCGGTCAAGATAGAGGAGAGCTTCGCTCTGAACGGCGTCATCCTCCACGAGTATTACTTCGAGAACCTCACGGGCAAGGGCGGCAAACCTACGGCCAAGCTCGGGGAGCTCATCTCAAGGGAATGGGGCTCGTTCGAGAAATGGAGCGAGGAGTTCAAGGCCTCAGGCCTTGCGTGCAGGGGCTGGGTAATACTTGCCCTCTCCATCTATGACGGCAAGCTCCACAACTTCTGCCTTGATGCCCATAACGAAAAGGTGCCTATAAACATCGTCCCCATCCTTGTGATGGACGTCTACGAGCACGCCTATTTCCTGGACTACGGCGCGAAGAGGGCGCCCTACATCGACGCCTTCATGAAGAACATCAACTGGAACATCTGCCAGAAGAGGCTTGAGAGGGTCGACCTCGATCAGGTCATGAAAGAGGCCGCAAGCTGAAGGCATGTCAATCGGCAAAAGGAACTGAACCATTACCGCCAGGGTAGGTTCAAAGTTTCTGGTCGGCTGAGCCCAACTGAATTTCCACCTTTTCTAAAGGGATAATCTCCCCTAACCCCTCTTTAGGAAAGAGGGGGACTGAAACTCTTCCTTGTGAGACATTAAGAAGCCCGCTTGACGCGGGCTTTTTTATTGGCAGGTTGCTAAAAACCACAGGCGTTGAAGCTGCTCAAAAAGCTCTGTAGCGAGGCGATTCCTCATTGGTACGCCGCTATAGACCGGCGAACAACGACGCAAACGGGCTTATTTCATGCCTGTCAGGTTCCCTACGCGCTCTCTATGAATATCCTGCCCGGGTCTTCGAGCAGGGCCTTCACTTTGTTAACAAAGCGCGCCGCGTCCGCCCCGTCTATTATCCTGTGGTCGAAGGTGAAGGATATCGGCAGCACCTTTCTTACGGCTATAGACCCGTCAACCACCCAGGGCCGCTCACTTATCTTGCCGGTGCCGAGTATCGCGACGTCAGGGAAGTTTATTATGGGGGTCGCGTAGGTGCCGCCGAAGGTGCCAAAGTTGCTTATCGTGAAGGTCGATCCCTTCAATTCCTCCAGTGTTATCTTCCTGTCGCGCGCCTTTATTGAAAGCTCCTGCAGCTCTGTGGCAAGCTCCAATATGGTCTTCTTCTCCACGTTCTTGACGACTGATACCATGAGCCCTTCGGGCGTATCGACGGCGACCCCGATGTTGTAATACTTTTTGACCACTATCTCCTCGGTCTTCTCATCGACCGAGGCGTTGACCATCGGATATGCCTGAAGCGCGTGCTGGGCCGCCTTCATGAAAAAAGGCAGGAAAGTAAGGTGCGCCCCCTTTTCCTTGGCGACCTTGCCCTCGCGTTTCCTGAGCGTCCACAGCTCTGTCACATCCGCGTCGTCCATGCCTGTTACAAAGGCCGCCGTCCTCTGGCTCGCAAGGAGGTTTTTGGCTATGGCCTTCCGGACGCCCCTTATGGGGATCCTCTCCACCTGGCCGTACTTGTCCTGGCCTGCCGCCCTGGCCTCCGGCTTCTCCGCCTCCGGCCTTTTCTCCTCTTTCGGCTGAGGCGGGGCGGGCTTGCGCCCCTCGCTCGCGCCCTTTACGTCAGATTCGGTTACGATGCCGCCGGGGCCTGTGCCGGTAACTCCCGCGAGCTCTACCCCGAGTTTTTTGGCCAGCGCCCGCGCCTTCGGGGCCGCCATTACCTCCTCCTTTTCGGGAAGGGCCCCGACAACCGAAACCGAAGGAGGCCTTGCCTTCTTCTCCTCTTCCGCCTTTTTTTCGGGGGGCGCGGCAGCGGCCTCTCCGGTCTCTATCTTCATAAGGACGGCGCCGACGCTCACCGTCTCTCCCTCTTTCCTGTTTATCAGAGAGACCTTGCCGCCCCTGGGGGATGGGACCTCAACGATGGCCTTGTCGGTTTCGACCTCGACCACCACCTGGTGCTCCTCGACGCGGTCGCCGACATTAACTCGCCATTTCACGACCTCGCCCTCGGTTATGCCTTCCCCAAGGTCGGGCAATTTAAATTCAAACTCCATTTTTCCTCCGCTTTAGTACTTCATCACCTTCTCATACGCCTTCTTTATGCTCTCCTGCGAGGGCATGTAATAGTCCTCAAGCCTCGCCATCGGGATGACGGCGTCGGGCGCGGTCACCCTTATGACAGGGGCCTTCAAATACTCGAACGCCTCCTCTGCCACGAGCGCGGCCAGCTCCGCGCCGAAACCGGCCATCCTCGGGGCCTCGTGCACTATGACGAGACGCCCGGTCTTTTTGACCGATTGAAGCACCGCCTCTTCATCGTATGGCCTGAGCGTCTGGAGGTCTATTATCTCGCAGTCAAAGTCCTCGGAGGCCTCGGCGGCCCTGTGGAGCATGGTGCCCCATGACACCACCGTTATATCGGCCCCCTCCTGATAGATAGAGGCCTTGCCGAGAGGGATGGAATACTCCCCCTCCGGCACCTCTGACTTTACCGACCTGTAGAGCCTGGAGGCCTCAAGGAACAAGACCGGGTCCGGGTCCCTTATCGCGGAAAGGAGCAGTCCCTTTGCGCTGTAAGGCGTAGAGGGAACGACCACCTTGAGCCCCGGCATCTGGCAGAAAATGGCCTCGGTCGATTCTGAATGAAGCTCCGGCGGCTTTATGCCAATGCCGTAAGGCGCGCGCACGACCATCGGGCAGGAGAAGCGCCCCCTCGACCGGGAGCGTATGCGGGAGGCGTGTGAAAAGAGCTGCTCGACCCCGGCATAGGTAAACCCCATGAACTGGATCTCTGCTACCGGCTTTAAGCCGTAAGCTGAAAGCCCCACTGCGCTGCCGATTATGCCAAGCTCTGAAAGGGGGGTATCTATCACGCGCTCAGGGCCGAACCTGTCCATGAGCCCCTGGGTGACCCTGAAGACGCCACCGTCCTTGCCGACGTCCTCGCCGATAATAACGACGTTGCTGTCGCGCTCCATCTCCTCAGAAAGCGCCTGGTTTATGGCCTGTACCAGGTTCAGCTTTGCCATCCGCGCTCCTTGAGGTCGCGCCTCTGCCTCGGCGTGAGTTCGGCGTATGTGTATTTGATGATGTCTGCCGGATCAGGGGGGGCGTAGGCCTCGGCCTTTTTTATCTCGGAATCGACCTTTTCCTGGGCGCCCCTATTGATGCCTTCCTCATACTCTTTTGACCACCAGCCCTTTTTTTCCATATAGATCCTGAGCCTTATAAGAGGCTCCTTCGCCTTCCATGACTCTACCTCTTCATCGCTTCTGTACCTTGAGGAATCGTCGGCTGTGGTATGGTCGTCGAGCCTGTAGGTGAAGCACTCGATAAGGGTCGGCCCGCCGCCGCTATACGCCTTTTGAATTGCCTCTTTCGTCGCCTTGTAGACAGCCACCACGTCGTTGCCGTCGACCTGAACGCCCTCAAATCCGTATGCGGCCGCCTTCTGGGCGATAGTCTCCGCCGCGGTCTGCCTCGACCTTGGTACCGATATGGCCCATTGGTTGTTCTGGCAGAGGAAGATAACAGGGGCCTTGAAGACCCCGGCGAAGTTGAGCCCCTCGTGGAAATCCCCCTTTGACGACCCGCCGTCGCCGAAGTAGACGGCGGCGGCCTTCCTGTCTCCCTTGAGCTTCATCGCCCAGGCCGCGCCCGTGGCGTGTGGTATCTGCGTGCCAACAGGAACGCTCATCGGGAAGAGGTTAAACTCCTCAGGCACCTGCATGCCACGCTCGTCCCCGGCCCAGTAGCGGTAGAGCATCCAGATGGGATAGCCCCTGGCCACGAAGACGCCGGATTCCCTGAACGATGGGAAGAGCCAGTCGCCGTCCCCGAAGGCTAAGGCAGAGCCTATCTGAGAGGCCTCCTGCCCCCAGATAGAGGCGTAAGTGCCGATACGTCCCTCCCTCTGAAGGCTCAATGCCCGGTGGTTAAAGGTCCTGGCGAGTATTATGGTCTCGAAGAACCTCTTGAACTCCCCCTCGGAAAGAGGCGGCAAAAGCCCCTCGTCAGCCTCGCCCTTTTCGTTTATTATCTGGATGCTTTTTACTTCGAAGGTAGCGATAGTCTTTATCGGCATACACGAAAGTCTATCAGCCAAAGGTACTACCGTCAAGGCGCAGGCTGACCGCTCAAAAAGCCCCATTATGCGAGGCCCCCATTAAACCGGGGAATGAGGAATGGGGGGGGCGTACTTCTTTGGTACCGCCGTAGTAAAATCGACGAAGACAACGAAGCAGATGGACTTTGGAGCAGCCAGCTAAAAAGCTGGCATTGACAAAAAACAGCGTGTTATTATATCCTCATCTGCCATGACTGAATCGTCTGCTTTTGACATAAGCTCCGTAAAGTTCAATGAGAGCGGGCTGGTCCCGGCTATCGCCCAGGACTCAAGGACCTTCGAGGTCCTTATGATGGCCTGGATGAACAGGGAGGCCCTTGAA
This window harbors:
- a CDS encoding single-stranded DNA-binding protein, whose product is MAGVNKVILLGNLGADPEIRYTPGGMAVVNFRLATSETRANKEGQKETKTEWHRVVAFGKLAEVCGEYLSKGKQVYIEGKIQTRSWEKDGEKKYTTEILANQMQMLGSRESGAAASASDVSVDEIPPSDIDDVPF
- a CDS encoding protease, giving the protein MTRPEVIAPAGNLASLKAAVDSGADAVYLGFNDATNARNFEGLNFTSSELAEGIKYVRSKGRQFYVAINTFPQGEDFPKWYKAVDSAMEMKADAVIIANVGVLRYARQKYPDATLHLSTQASSSNYESINFYRKHFGIKRVVLPRVLTIEEIKHLKERTEVEIEVFALGGLCINIEGRCYLSSYVTGASTNTEGACSPSRFVRFNSNDDGGMSIALNGMTLNKLGKDESSPYPTCCKGRYTGPDGGYAYIFEEPESLNVLEIIPGLIDAGVAALKIEGRQRTKSYVGAMTRVMREAVDSCWKDRAGYTVRPEWSSKTVATFEGSRQTLGSYLTK
- a CDS encoding inositol monophosphatase, which codes for MRAEIRKIAIETAIGAGRLLKEKLGGVNRVEFKGAIDLVTEADRSSERFIMGEVQKAFPGHGILSEESPEVVSKSPYKWIIDPLDGTTNYSHAFPFFCVSIAFEEAGEVTFGAVYDPMLDELFTAEKEKGAALNGAPIRVSGTNTLDRSLLATGFPYDLRSTKDNNLDNFSAFSLKAQAIRRAGSAALDLCYTACGRFDGYWEMKLRPWDVAAGALIVAEAGGVLTDFKGGPFSIYGKECLASNGLIHESMTRVLTGR
- a CDS encoding superoxide dismutase, with translation MPHQPKKFDIRPEGLSEAQITNHRDILYVGYVNKLNEIEERQRKLDTSTANQVFSDWRAVKIEESFALNGVILHEYYFENLTGKGGKPTAKLGELISREWGSFEKWSEEFKASGLACRGWVILALSIYDGKLHNFCLDAHNEKVPINIVPILVMDVYEHAYFLDYGAKRAPYIDAFMKNINWNICQKRLERVDLDQVMKEAAS
- a CDS encoding branched-chain alpha-keto acid dehydrogenase subunit E2; translated protein: MEFEFKLPDLGEGITEGEVVKWRVNVGDRVEEHQVVVEVETDKAIVEVPSPRGGKVSLINRKEGETVSVGAVLMKIETGEAAAAPPEKKAEEEKKARPPSVSVVGALPEKEEVMAAPKARALAKKLGVELAGVTGTGPGGIVTESDVKGASEGRKPAPPQPKEEKRPEAEKPEARAAGQDKYGQVERIPIRGVRKAIAKNLLASQRTAAFVTGMDDADVTELWTLRKREGKVAKEKGAHLTFLPFFMKAAQHALQAYPMVNASVDEKTEEIVVKKYYNIGVAVDTPEGLMVSVVKNVEKKTILELATELQELSIKARDRKITLEELKGSTFTISNFGTFGGTYATPIINFPDVAILGTGKISERPWVVDGSIAVRKVLPISFTFDHRIIDGADAARFVNKVKALLEDPGRIFIESA
- a CDS encoding 2-oxoisovalerate dehydrogenase, which translates into the protein MAKLNLVQAINQALSEEMERDSNVVIIGEDVGKDGGVFRVTQGLMDRFGPERVIDTPLSELGIIGSAVGLSAYGLKPVAEIQFMGFTYAGVEQLFSHASRIRSRSRGRFSCPMVVRAPYGIGIKPPELHSESTEAIFCQMPGLKVVVPSTPYSAKGLLLSAIRDPDPVLFLEASRLYRSVKSEVPEGEYSIPLGKASIYQEGADITVVSWGTMLHRAAEASEDFDCEIIDLQTLRPYDEEAVLQSVKKTGRLVIVHEAPRMAGFGAELAALVAEEAFEYLKAPVIRVTAPDAVIPMARLEDYYMPSQESIKKAYEKVMKY
- a CDS encoding pyruvate dehydrogenase (acetyl-transferring) E1 component subunit alpha; amino-acid sequence: MPIKTIATFEVKSIQIINEKGEADEGLLPPLSEGEFKRFFETIILARTFNHRALSLQREGRIGTYASIWGQEASQIGSALAFGDGDWLFPSFRESGVFVARGYPIWMLYRYWAGDERGMQVPEEFNLFPMSVPVGTQIPHATGAAWAMKLKGDRKAAAVYFGDGGSSKGDFHEGLNFAGVFKAPVIFLCQNNQWAISVPRSRQTAAETIAQKAAAYGFEGVQVDGNDVVAVYKATKEAIQKAYSGGGPTLIECFTYRLDDHTTADDSSRYRSDEEVESWKAKEPLIRLRIYMEKKGWWSKEYEEGINRGAQEKVDSEIKKAEAYAPPDPADIIKYTYAELTPRQRRDLKERGWQS